TCTCGTTTAAAACTTCTTCGTTATTTACTGCTTTTTCATCATACCAATTAGGAATAACGTGAATATTATCTTCATTCTCAGAAATTTTATTACTTAAAACATAATTTTTCATTTCTGTTCCTAATACGATTACGTGCTTTGCATTTGTATAAACATGCTTATTAATATATTTCATTACTTTATCAATCATGCTACCTGGCTTTGTTGCGCCTGTTTTAATCGCATTATCTGGAGCAATGTCATAAGCCACAAACGAATATTTCTTTTTAAGAATTCTATATAATAAATCTGGAATTAACGGTAGAATCGGTGGATTAGAATATACAAGGATATGATCATACTTCAACATTCTAGGCATATTTACTAAAAACATTGTAAATAATGAGAAGAAATTAACGATTCTTCCTACTTTAGATTTATTGTTAAACTGAGCATATTTTAACCTTCTAATATTTATCCCTTTATATGTTTCTTTTTTTACTATTTTTTTTGATTTAGCATATTCATATGGCCATCCGCACATTACATCAATATTTAAACCCTTTTCAACTAAATCTTCTGCCATTTGAGTTGGTAATGTTGCTGAAGATACATATTCAGGATAAAAATACTGACAAAGGATTAATATCTTTTTATTTTTCATAATCAACCTCTTCTTTAGATTTCATAAATATTATTAAAATTATAATAAGTAACTGAATCATCCGAGTTAACTATATTTTTAGTATCAAATATAACTTTGTTTTTCATTGCAGAAAGAACTTCCACCGATATATTTTTATATTCATTATGATCTGTTAAAACTAATGCTAAATCACTATCGTTTAGTGCTTTTTCAATATCATTTTCAACCCAATCTAAATGGACATGACTATCTTGTGCTACAACTTCGAATTCAGATTTCAACTTTAATTCATGATATATATCTAAAGCTGGTGATTCACGAATATCATCGATATTACCTTTATAAGTTAAACCTAATACTGTGATTTTCTTACCCTTAATTGATTTCATAATTTCATTTACCTTCTCAATTACGAAACTCGGCATACTATTGTTGATTGCTCTAGATTTAGAAATAATCTGAGCATTTTTTTCATCACTTGCAACAATAAAGTAAGGATCAACAGCAAGACAATGACCACCTACTCCAGGTCCTGGTAAATGTATATTCACACGAGGATGTTCATTAGCAAGTTTAATTACATCTAATGCATCTACTTTTAAAGTATCACTAATTTTTACTAATTCATTTGCTAGCGCAATATTCACATCTCTATAAGTGTTTTCCATTAATTTAGACATTTCAGCAGTACTTGCTTTCGTTTCTAGAAGCTTTCCTTGAACTAAAACTTTATATAAATCTATAGCTTTTTTAGTACATGCATCTGTAATACCACCAATAATTCTATTATTATGAACCATCTCATGAATAATTTTCCCGGGTAATACTCTTTCAGGACAATGTGCTAAATAAACATCTTTCCCAACTTCAAATCCATAAGATTCTATCATTGGTTGAACAACATCTTCTGTAGTTCTTGGAGCAATTGTAGATTCAACGATCACTGTGTCACCCTTTTTGATAACACCTTGTAACTTCTCAACAGCACTCTTTAAATAAGAAACATCACAAGAGTTATCTTCTAAATGAGGTGTTGGTACAGCAATAATGTAGTAATCAGCTTCTTCAACTGTTGTAGAAGCTTTAAATTTTTTAGAATCTAAAGATTGTACTAGCAACTCTTCCATCCCGTTTTCTTCAATATGTAATTGTCCATTGTTTAATTTATTTACAACAGATTCATTTACATCTACACCTACTACATCTACATTTTTTGATGCAAATAATAGTGCAGTGGGTAAACCAATATAACCTAACCCGATTACTGTTAATTTCATATTATTTTTCCTCTTTTACCTTAAAATTTTTATTTTTAGCATTAATATAAATCATGATATAAAAAGCAAGATAAGCTAAAAACATACCAATACTATTAAACACTATAAATTCTAGAAAACTTAGCCCTATATTTACGGTTAAAAAGTAACCAACAATTGTTACCCCTAAAAATATAGATTGGAATATTAACTCTATATGTTGTTTATTAAATACAATAACTGATAATGATACTGTCGATACAATCATTCTTATCATAAACATTGGAATAACAATTTTGATAATAAAAATTGTATCTACCCAATCACTACCTAAAATAGCAGTAATTAATTTATCATTAATAAAGTAGAATGGAAGATACAAAAATAAACTCAAAACAATTAATATTCCTGAAATACTAGTTAGTTGACCTCGAAAACTACCCGTTGACATATAATTTTCGTGTGAACTTTGCATAAAAATTTTTGACAGCCCTAAGGTTATTATTGTGATCGGTACACCAAGAATTCTTGTGACCATTCCATAAATACCAACATCTTCATTTGTAAATAAAATACCTATAAAAAATATTACAACTGAAAAAGACAGACTGTTCAAAAATATCGAAGGAGTAGAAAATATTAATTGATTTTTATTCTTGATAAATTCGTTAATGATTTGATTTTTATTTTTTATAATTTTAAAGTGGTTTTTAAATGATTTATATCCTATTGTAACTCCTGCAATATAAGAAAAAGCAAAACCAATTATTAACCCTACACTTCCAAAGTACATATATCCTAATATGATTTGTATTAATGACATAAACAATGCTCGAGATATATTTATAATTCCAAGCATTTTATAATTTTTCTCTCTATTTAAATAACTAGTGAAAATATTAGTAAGACTAACTAATAACAAAATGACAATCACTAATATAGTTTCAAGCATATATTCCGGATGTAGAACAATATAAACACCAGCCACAGGAAGCAAAATCAATATTATTATTAAAGATATTACAAAACTAATTGATGAAAGAATGTTAGCTCTTTTATCACTTTTAGCAGTTATGATTAATAAATCATATCTAGCATTAATAATAGGAATTAACACTGTTACGACATTCGAAAAAATAGTGAATACACCAAATTCACTTGGCGAATATAATCTTGAAATAATTGGTATAGTTGCTATTAAAATAATTTGTGCTATCCCACTCGACAAAACCATAATTAAAGAATCATTTAAAAATTTATTTTTACTCATTAATTACACCAAATTTTTTACTATTTTCGCTGGATTTCCAGCAATTACAATATTGCCTTCTTCAAAACTTTTAGTAACAATTGAGCCTGCACCAACTATGGTATTATCCTTTAATTTTACTCCTGGTAAAATAACTGAATTCATACCTATCCAACAATTTTTTCCGATGTGAACGTCCTTACCATCTAAATGCTTTTCAAGATTTTTAAAATCATGATTTGCTGTAATTATTCCTACATTAGGTGCTATATAACTTCCACTACCAATATAAATTTTTGCAGAAAAATTATTGAAATAGGTACCTGGTGATTGAAATATATTAATATCATTATGATCAAATATTATATTTTGAGGTTTATGGATTCGAACACTAATATCTGCTGGCCATGGTAACTTTCTATTAATTCCCAATATTTTAAAAGGCACTGCCTTCCATGCCCATAACCATCCCATGACTTTCTCATTAAAATAATAACCTGTTAAAAATTCTTTTTTGTAGAATAATAGTAGGGGTAAATTTAAAATTCTAAATAATTTAGTTTTCATTATGAATCGAATCATTCTATACCAACACCTTTAATTTTAAATTTTTAATTAGAAATGCAATAAATACAACAGTTCCATATACAACAACGATTGAACTTAGCATGCTTATTATTGGCATTGGATTTCCAAATATATTTGTTGCTACTCTCATATAAACATATGTTCCAATAAAAATGATTTCTAATTTATTAGTACGTTTAACTAAATTTTCTATAATTGTTGATAGTGTAAGATTAAAAATCAAAATTAATGGGAATAACACTGGACCTAAATATATATAGCCATAACCCGCACTTGAGATAAGATGTCCGGTTAATTGTTTATTACCATAAATTAATTTATTAAATAATTGACTTGTGATTAACCCATCTTTATTTACAAACATATTCAATCCTGACGTTGATCGTACTAGATCGTAAAAAAACTCCTTAATATTACCTGTATAATAATTCAAATAATCTATTGATGCTCCCACATTATGTGGTCCATAAAAATAAGATTGTAACTGATCAACAAATTTAATATCCGATACACTTTTACTTGATAAAGCATCACTGTACGAAGCATAGTTAAATATATATAGCTCTTTATATAGAGTCATTAAGAGTAATATTACAACTCCAGAAGATATTATCACCATATTAATTTTAAATTTATGCTTCTTAAATAGAATAGAAGTAATGGCTAATACTGCAATTAATGTATAAAGTTGTACTGTCCTTCTTTCACCTACAATTAAGCATATATTAATCAGACCGATAACTAACGGTATTATCACATAAATGATTTTATTAACTTTTATATACTTTTTATAAAAATGTAAAGAAGTTAATACAAAAATTAGTAGTAATGATAATTGTATGCACATTCTAACCAATATAACTATACTTGACGCATCTTCAGTTCCTCTTCCAGTAGCATTAGTTTTTATAACGAAAAAAGAAACTGTTTCTCTAACACCTGGTATTACTATAAATAATCCCAAGGAAATCAAAATGAATATTAAATAAACGAATTTATTTCCCAGTAAAGTATAATCTGAATACTTTTGATGATTTATAATCCCTTTTTTAAATCTATAAGATGACAAAATCAATAAAAAGATTGTTCCAACTAAATATTCAATACAAATTAATATTGCACCTTTATCAAAATAATCAATTCCTAATGGTAAATTATCAACTATTTTATCATTAAACATTACAATACAGATTGGTATTACAACCAACCTAATGAAACCATATAAATCAAAGATGAATTTAGTAAATTTAATATTAGTATTGTTAATAGAAGAAAGTAGTATTTTGGAAAATAAATAAACTATAGGCAAAATTAGTAATATTAATAGCTCTTGATTTAATAATAAAATCAATAATAAAGATACGAAAGAAACACAAATGGAAAAATAATTAAATAGCTTCATTTTCGAGTACCTTTCTTAGCTTTATATAAAAATCGTTATTAGCATTACTGATTCTAATTAATTCCTTATTCGTTAATGCCTCAATTTTTATTAAATCCAAATTAAAATACCAATCCTCAATCATGTCACCCAATAATTCACCATCATATACATTTATATCTTTCCCCAATCCCAATTCTTCCGCTTTCTTAGATGTGAACGTATTTGCAGAAGTTAGTATAGGTTTATTTAAATATATAGCGTAATATAACCTAATAGAAAGTGCGGTATCTAAGGCTATTTCATTATTACCGTAAACATTATTTAATACATCTGTTTCATTTAATAATTCTGATGTTTTTTCAATTGGAAAACCATCTATAAATTTTGTATTATTAATATTATTTTCTACAGCAAATTTCTTTAATACATCTGATCCTGTGCCAAAGTATTGTAATAAAAACCGATTATCATTTTTTAATGAAAGCATAAATTTTTTATTGACATCATAAAACCGATTATTTCCTATAAAACTTATTCTTATTGGTTTTTCATATCTTATATCATTTTTGTTATTACAATTTTTTAATATTTTTTCATTAAAGCTATAAATGACCTGATACTTTTCTGAATCAGGTAAAAATTTTAAAAATCCTTCTGATGATAATGTTGTTAATAAACTATTATTAATCAATTTTTTCATCCTATTGAAAATAAGTTTATTATTTTCATGAAAATAATCTCTTATATTTAAAATATATCTTTCCTTATAATTTCTAATTAGAAAGTTTTTGAACAAATGACCAGTATATGTTCCCCAAACTATAACAAGATCATATTTATTTTTTTTAATAATAGCTTCTGCAAATGGTTTGAATTTATAATAATTTTTTATTTTTTTTAACTTAGACCAATTTGGATCAATTTTTATAGAATACTTATATTTATTGACCACCTCAATATCTTCATCAATTCCATATTTATCAACATAAATAATATCAACATCATGTTTGGAAGAATCAATATTATCTAAATAATGTGAAATTAGAGTCATGTGCTTAATATTAACTGCACCTAATATACATATTTTCAAATTATTTCCCCCATGTATTTCTATTAATTATCTCCGTATAACTTTGTATAATCTTCACAACTTTTTGAGATACATTTGTGTCTAAGTAATCAATTGCATCTTTCATTGGTTCGTTGTTTTCTTGCATTGCTCTTGCTAATTCAACTGATTGAACAAGATTATCGTATTTGATTCCTCCAACGATGACTGTTCCTTTATCTAATACTTCTGGTCGTTCTGTCGATGTTCTGATTAAAACGCCTGGGAATTTTAACATTGATGATTCTTCTGAAAGTGTTCCACTATCGGATAATACGACAAATGCATTTTTTTGAAGTGCATTATAGTCAAAGAATCCAAATGGTTTTAGTTGTCTTACTAATGGATGAAATTCAAATGATCTTTCTTCGATTTTCTTCCAACTTCTTGGATGTGTTGAATATATAACTGGTAATTGATATTTCTCAGCTATTTCATTAATCGCGTTCATTAAAGAATTAAAGTTATCTTCAATATCAATGTTTTCTTCTCTATGTGCAGATACTAAAATATATTTATTTTTTTCTAAATTTAATGTATCTAATGCTTTACTACCATTTATTTTCTCTTCATATTCTTCTAACACTTCTCGCATCGGAGATCCTGTAACGAAGATGTTTTCTTTTTTAAATCCTTCGTCTAACAAGTATCTTCTACTATGTTCTGTGTATGGTAAGTTCACATCACTTACATGGTCAACGATTTTTCTATTAATTTCTTCAGGGACATTTTGATCAAAGCAACGATTTCCCGCTTCCATATGGAACACAGGTATTTTTAATCTTTTTGCTGATACTGCAGCTAAACAACTGTTTGTATCTCCTAAGATTAATAATGCATCTGGTTGTTCTGCAGCTAGTACTTCATAAGATTTCGCAATGATATTACCCATCGTTTCACCTAAGTCTTTTCCTACCGCTTCAAGAAAATGATTGGGTTCTCTTAATTCTAATTCTTCAAAAAACACTTGATTCAATGTGTAGTCATAGTTTTGACCTGTATGAACGAGTATTTGGTTAAAGTATTTATCACATGCTTTGATCGTTGCAGATAATCTTATAATTTCAGGTCTTGTACCTACAATTGTCATTAATTTTAATTTTTCCATTTTATACCTCCAAGAAATATGTATCTGGATTTTCTGGATCAAACATTTCATTAACCCACATAATCGTTACCATATTTTCAGTTCCTAGATTTTCAATATTATGTGTATATCCTACCGGTATATCAATCACTTCTAATTTTTCTCCTGAAACGTGATACTCAATAATTTCTGATGTATCAGGTTTTCTGAATCGAATTACACCTTCACCTGATACAACTAAGAATTTTTCATTTTTAGTATGGTGCCAATGATTTCCTTTTACGATTCCAGGTTTTGATATATTTACAGATACTTGTCCACGATCTGGTGTTTTCAAAAATTCTGTAAATGACCCTCTGTTATCGACAT
The Mammaliicoccus sp. Dog046 genome window above contains:
- a CDS encoding glycosyltransferase family 4 protein translates to MKNKKILILCQYFYPEYVSSATLPTQMAEDLVEKGLNIDVMCGWPYEYAKSKKIVKKETYKGINIRRLKYAQFNNKSKVGRIVNFFSLFTMFLVNMPRMLKYDHILVYSNPPILPLIPDLLYRILKKKYSFVAYDIAPDNAIKTGATKPGSMIDKVMKYINKHVYTNAKHVIVLGTEMKNYVLSNKISENEDNIHVIPNWYDEKAVNNEEVLNEKFQEIRSKYNKILLYSGNMGQLQDMDTIMKFLDSVKGNSEIFTILCGHGKKQDEVKQYIKNQSIDNAVVYDFLTGTDYSDVLNIADCCIVSLVEEGTGLGVPSKNYAYLAAGKPLIAIMNKETDIVKQLIDYNAGIQVENGDFSEMKKFIETNSTENLKVIGTNAYHLFKDNYTRKLSTEKYFELLK
- a CDS encoding nucleotide sugar dehydrogenase translates to MKLTVIGLGYIGLPTALLFASKNVDVVGVDVNESVVNKLNNGQLHIEENGMEELLVQSLDSKKFKASTTVEEADYYIIAVPTPHLEDNSCDVSYLKSAVEKLQGVIKKGDTVIVESTIAPRTTEDVVQPMIESYGFEVGKDVYLAHCPERVLPGKIIHEMVHNNRIIGGITDACTKKAIDLYKVLVQGKLLETKASTAEMSKLMENTYRDVNIALANELVKISDTLKVDALDVIKLANEHPRVNIHLPGPGVGGHCLAVDPYFIVASDEKNAQIISKSRAINNSMPSFVIEKVNEIMKSIKGKKITVLGLTYKGNIDDIRESPALDIYHELKLKSEFEVVAQDSHVHLDWVENDIEKALNDSDLALVLTDHNEYKNISVEVLSAMKNKVIFDTKNIVNSDDSVTYYNFNNIYEI
- a CDS encoding lipopolysaccharide biosynthesis protein; the protein is MSKNKFLNDSLIMVLSSGIAQIILIATIPIISRLYSPSEFGVFTIFSNVVTVLIPIINARYDLLIITAKSDKRANILSSISFVISLIIILILLPVAGVYIVLHPEYMLETILVIVILLLVSLTNIFTSYLNREKNYKMLGIINISRALFMSLIQIILGYMYFGSVGLIIGFAFSYIAGVTIGYKSFKNHFKIIKNKNQIINEFIKNKNQLIFSTPSIFLNSLSFSVVIFFIGILFTNEDVGIYGMVTRILGVPITIITLGLSKIFMQSSHENYMSTGSFRGQLTSISGILIVLSLFLYLPFYFINDKLITAILGSDWVDTIFIIKIVIPMFMIRMIVSTVSLSVIVFNKQHIELIFQSIFLGVTIVGYFLTVNIGLSFLEFIVFNSIGMFLAYLAFYIMIYINAKNKNFKVKEEK
- a CDS encoding acyltransferase yields the protein MKTKLFRILNLPLLLFYKKEFLTGYYFNEKVMGWLWAWKAVPFKILGINRKLPWPADISVRIHKPQNIIFDHNDINIFQSPGTYFNNFSAKIYIGSGSYIAPNVGIITANHDFKNLEKHLDGKDVHIGKNCWIGMNSVILPGVKLKDNTIVGAGSIVTKSFEEGNIVIAGNPAKIVKNLV
- a CDS encoding capsular biosynthesis protein, encoding MKLFNYFSICVSFVSLLLILLLNQELLILLILPIVYLFSKILLSSINNTNIKFTKFIFDLYGFIRLVVIPICIVMFNDKIVDNLPLGIDYFDKGAILICIEYLVGTIFLLILSSYRFKKGIINHQKYSDYTLLGNKFVYLIFILISLGLFIVIPGVRETVSFFVIKTNATGRGTEDASSIVILVRMCIQLSLLLIFVLTSLHFYKKYIKVNKIIYVIIPLVIGLINICLIVGERRTVQLYTLIAVLAITSILFKKHKFKINMVIISSGVVILLLMTLYKELYIFNYASYSDALSSKSVSDIKFVDQLQSYFYGPHNVGASIDYLNYYTGNIKEFFYDLVRSTSGLNMFVNKDGLITSQLFNKLIYGNKQLTGHLISSAGYGYIYLGPVLFPLILIFNLTLSTIIENLVKRTNKLEIIFIGTYVYMRVATNIFGNPMPIISMLSSIVVVYGTVVFIAFLIKNLKLKVLV
- a CDS encoding glycosyltransferase; this encodes MKICILGAVNIKHMTLISHYLDNIDSSKHDVDIIYVDKYGIDEDIEVVNKYKYSIKIDPNWSKLKKIKNYYKFKPFAEAIIKKNKYDLVIVWGTYTGHLFKNFLIRNYKERYILNIRDYFHENNKLIFNRMKKLINNSLLTTLSSEGFLKFLPDSEKYQVIYSFNEKILKNCNNKNDIRYEKPIRISFIGNNRFYDVNKKFMLSLKNDNRFLLQYFGTGSDVLKKFAVENNINNTKFIDGFPIEKTSELLNETDVLNNVYGNNEIALDTALSIRLYYAIYLNKPILTSANTFTSKKAEELGLGKDINVYDGELLGDMIEDWYFNLDLIKIEALTNKELIRISNANNDFYIKLRKVLENEAI
- the wecB gene encoding non-hydrolyzing UDP-N-acetylglucosamine 2-epimerase — encoded protein: MEKLKLMTIVGTRPEIIRLSATIKACDKYFNQILVHTGQNYDYTLNQVFFEELELREPNHFLEAVGKDLGETMGNIIAKSYEVLAAEQPDALLILGDTNSCLAAVSAKRLKIPVFHMEAGNRCFDQNVPEEINRKIVDHVSDVNLPYTEHSRRYLLDEGFKKENIFVTGSPMREVLEEYEEKINGSKALDTLNLEKNKYILVSAHREENIDIEDNFNSLMNAINEIAEKYQLPVIYSTHPRSWKKIEERSFEFHPLVRQLKPFGFFDYNALQKNAFVVLSDSGTLSEESSMLKFPGVLIRTSTERPEVLDKGTVIVGGIKYDNLVQSVELARAMQENNEPMKDAIDYLDTNVSQKVVKIIQSYTEIINRNTWGK